Proteins from a genomic interval of Cottoperca gobio chromosome 8, fCotGob3.1, whole genome shotgun sequence:
- the LOC115012589 gene encoding RING finger protein 222 has product MAFHKEDSQEDARECPVCYESLSGTERTLSCGHVFCHDCLVKTLVSINSNGNTIRDTIVCPVCRHLTFIKKQKEALVSLAADKDPGEGQTLEVPVPPPPRQIQSARRPSSLPTEVTWISRCFSDMSERIRRQRLIRPSHNESQIFIISAQGRPMAENDALSVVMTAVQPQRRRRRKICTTARCLVMLLSAFTILALVAATLPWILLA; this is encoded by the coding sequence ATGGCATTTCATAAGGAAGATAGCCAGGAGGACGCACGAGAGTGTCCAGTGTGCTATGAGAGTCTGTCGGGCACAGAGAGGACTCTGAGCTGCGGACATGTATTCTGCCACGACTGTCTGGTCAAAACGTTGGTCAGCATCAACAGCAATGGAAACACTATCAGAGACACTATTGTTTGCCCTGTCTGCCGACATCTTACATTCATCAAGAAACAAAAGGAAGCGCTCGTGTCCCTTGCGGCGGACAAGGATCCAGGTGAAGGGCAGACCCTGGAGGTGCCTGTCCCTCCGCCACCGAGACAGATCCAGAGCGCACGGCGCCCCTCCAGTTTACCGACAGAAGTTACTTGGATTTCTCGTTGCTTTAGTGACATGTCTGAACGAATCCGTCGACAAAGGTTGATTAGGCCAAGCCATAATGAATCTCAGATCTTTATCATAAGCGCTCAAGGGCGACCCATGGCTGAAAACGATGCGCTCAGTGTCGTGATGACTGCGGTTCAACCGCAGCGCAGGCGAAGGCGCAAGATTTGCACAACTGCACGATGCCTGGTTATGTTGCTGTCAGCATTTACTATACTTGCACTGGTGGCTGCGACTTTACCCTGGATTTTGTTGGCATAG